In Prunus dulcis chromosome 1, ALMONDv2, whole genome shotgun sequence, the following are encoded in one genomic region:
- the LOC117615835 gene encoding V-type proton ATPase subunit G 1-like codes for MDSVRGQGGIQMLLTAEQDAQHIVNSARTAKTARLRQAKNEAEREVQLYRTNMEAEYEKMISDTSGSSGSNVKRLEEETDAKIKNLKESSSKVRSDIVSMLLKYVTTVKT; via the exons ATGGATTCCGTTCGAGGACAAGGCGGCATCCAGATGCTGCTAACAGCAGAACAGGATGCTCAACACATTGTTAACAGTGCCAGAACCG CGAAGACGGCGCGCTTGAGGCAAGCTAAAAACGAAGCTGAGAGGGAAGTGCAACTCTATCGCACCAATATGGAGGCTGAGTATGAAAAGATGATTTCAGAT ACAAGTGGGAGCTCTGGCTCCAATGTAAAAAGGCTTGAGGAGGAAACTGATGCGAAGATTAAAAACTTGAAGGAATCATCCTCAAAGGTCCGATCGGATATCGTCAGCATGCTTCTGAAGTATGTCACAACTGTGAAAACTTGA
- the LOC117620135 gene encoding uncharacterized protein LOC117620135: MISDDDFSPPTSPSLLTPGDYIGMQSCVDVLTDEELGSGRLRHKPNRFSKREERSLRWVPKKMKMKDYMEVPPPIPSLARTENLPSHMPWILKRHYTTDGRLILTEEKVRHHEYFRAHRSNGRLRLQLVPLDDDVLVPPVACDGDDDDDDEEDDDEYCSEYDDNIDAYDDYDDEDNDDAYGYDYDSHK, encoded by the exons ATGATCTCCGATGACGACTTTTCTCCACCCACCTCCCCCTCTCTATTAACGCCCGGGGACTACATTGGCATGCAGTCCTGCGTCGACGTTCTGACTGACGAAGAATTGGGTTCCGGTCGCCTCCGTCATAAACCTAACCGTTTTAGCAAGAGAGAGGAAAGATCGTTAAGGTGGGTAcccaagaagatgaagatgaaagaCTATATGGAGGTTCCACCTCCCATCCCGTCGCTGGCGCGAACGGAGAATCTTCCTTCTCACATGCCTTGGATTTTGAAGAGGCATTACACGACCGACGGACGGTTGATTTTGACCGAGGAGAAGGTGAGGCACCATGAGTACTTTAGGGCACACAGATCCAACGGCCGTCTTAGGCTGCAGCTTGTCCCGCTTGACGACGACGTTTTAGTTCCACCAGTTGCttgtgatggtgatgatgatgatgatgatgaggaggatgatgatgagtACTGTAGTGAGTATGATGACAATATAGATGCTTATGATGATTATGACGACGAAGACAATGATGATGCTTATGGCTATGATTATGATAGccat aaataa
- the LOC117622804 gene encoding protein ABCI7, chloroplastic, with product MAAISFKPHVQRPPIPLLSKPRTLITKPRVSTQASPTSQLALSDPFVLQLAEALEDSLPSSSSYSPPLPLQNLRDSSSEALLSTPWPSRKDEPFRFTDTSFIKNSQIQPISRPPSFPSFLEDTHFPTLVIVDGFVVNFSNLTELPNGVYVGSLLELSEETIMKRVSEFVSSSCDGDLFWSINGIGAPDLTVIYVPSGCRVEAPVYLRYFANEGGEEGSNKLPLSNPRVLVLVEKGGEIGIIEEFFGGDGDKCYWANSVFEVVVREGGKVRHSYVQNQSLNAAHIKWTWVRQESASTYELVEVSTGGKLSRHNLHVQQLGPDTITELSTLHLSVGDQTQDLHSSIVLDHPRGYSRQLHKCIVSHSLGQAVFDGNIKVNRYAQQTDGGQLTRSLLLAPRATVNVKPNLQIIADDVKCSHGAAISDLEESQLFYFQARGIDLEAARKALLFSFGAEVIERLPYAWMKKNVESQIKELLDPTNKGS from the exons ATGGCTGCCATATCATTCAAACCCCATGTTCAAAGACCTCCGATACCTTTACTTTCCAAGCCCAGAACCCTTATAACCAAACCCAGAGTTTCAACTCAAGCTTCTCCAACCTCACAGCTGGCCTTATCAGACCCCTTTGTTCTTCAACTAGCTGAAGCTCTCGAAGACTCGCtaccctcttcttcttcttattcaCCTCCTTTACCTCTCCAAAATCTAAGAGACTCTTCCTCTGAGGCCCTCCTCTCAACCCCATGGCCTTCTCGCAAAGACGAGCCCTTTCGCTTCACAGACACCTCCTTCATCAAGAACTCCCAAATCCAACCAATCTCTCGCCCACCGAGCTTTCCAAGCTTTTTGGAAGATACCCATTTCCCAACTCTAGTTATAGTTGATGGGTTTGTCGtaaatttctcaaatttgaCCGAATTGCCAAATGGGGTTTATGTGGGTAGCTTGCTGGAGCTCTCAGAAGAGACCATTATGAAAAGGGTCTCTGAGTTTGTGTCTAGTAGTTGTGATGGAGACTTATTTTGGTCCATTAATGGAATTGGGGCTCCCGATTTGACAGTGATTTATGTACCATCCGGGTGCCGGGTGGAGGCTCCAGTTTATCTGCGGTACTTTGCTAATGAGGGCGGAGAAGAGGGGTCGAATAAACTCCCGTTATCGAATCCGAGGGTGCTTGTGTTGGTGGAGAAGGGAGGGGAGATTGGTATAATTGAGGAGTTCTTTGGTGGGGATGGTGACAAGTGTTATTGGGCGAATTCTGTTTTCGAGGTAGTAGTTCGAGAAGGAGGAAAAGTTAGGCATTCTTATGTTCAGAATCAATCTTTGAATGCTGCCCACATAAAGTGGACTTGGGTCCGCCAG GAATCAGCTAGTACATATGAGCTTGTAGAGGTTAGTACTGGTGGAAAATTGAGCAGGCATAATCTCCATGTTCAGCAACTGGGACCAGACACAATCACCGAGTTATCAACATTGCACTTGTCTGTCGGTGATCAGACACAAGATCTACATAGTAGCATAGTCTTGGACCATCCACGGGGTTATTCCAGACAACTTCATAAATGCATTGTGTCTCATTCTCTAGGACAAGCCGTATTTGATGGGAACATAAAGGTCAACAG ATATGCTCAGCAAACAGACGGAGGGCAGCTGACAAGAAGTCTTCTTCTTGCACCTCGTGCAACTGTAAATGTCAAACCCAATCTTCAAATTATTGCTGATGATGTCAAGTGTTCGCATGGAGCTGCAATTAGCGACCTAGAAGAAAGCCAACTCTTCTATTTCCAGGCACGTGGCATTGACTTAGAGGCAGCGAGAAAGGCTCTCCTATTTTCCTTTGGTGCAGAGGTGATCGAAAGATTACCTTACGCTTGGATGAAGAAGAACGTAGAAAGTCAAATTAAAGAATTGTTGGATCCTACTAATAAAGGATCATAA